The Nitrosomonas sp. sh817 genome includes a window with the following:
- a CDS encoding NAD kinase, whose amino-acid sequence MNSSFSTIALIGKHKNPEIAVPLLNLAEYLTARKYSVLFDHLTAAHICADQYPALSLEEIGAQADLAVVMGGDGTMLNIARMLVAYDVPLIGINQGRLGFLTDLSIDTMFETLDEILAGNYITEKRMLLYTEIFRADTNVFNSLAFNDVVLYRGMSSGMIEFEVKVNGEYVNTLRSDGLIVNTPTGSTAYALSSGGPILHPNLDLIALVPVCPHTLSNRPIVIGPDAVVEIRMISCQQVRINCDSHSGFDLEPTDKILVRRFPQSVRLLHSVHHSYYRMLREKLGWSELP is encoded by the coding sequence ATGAATTCATCATTTTCAACCATTGCCTTGATTGGTAAGCACAAAAACCCCGAGATCGCAGTTCCGCTGCTCAATCTGGCGGAATATTTGACCGCTCGTAAATACAGCGTGTTATTTGATCATCTCACAGCCGCGCATATATGTGCCGATCAATACCCGGCGCTGTCTTTGGAGGAGATCGGCGCACAGGCAGACTTGGCAGTGGTAATGGGCGGCGATGGCACCATGCTGAACATCGCTCGCATGCTGGTTGCCTATGACGTGCCGCTAATCGGCATTAATCAAGGCAGGCTGGGTTTCTTGACCGACTTATCCATTGATACCATGTTTGAAACGCTGGATGAAATACTGGCGGGAAACTACATCACGGAAAAACGCATGCTGTTGTATACCGAGATCTTTCGCGCGGACACCAATGTTTTTAATAGCTTGGCGTTTAACGATGTGGTGCTGTACCGCGGCATGAGCAGCGGCATGATTGAGTTTGAGGTCAAGGTTAACGGTGAATATGTGAATACCTTGCGTTCCGACGGATTGATTGTTAATACCCCGACGGGATCCACCGCATACGCATTGTCTTCTGGCGGTCCGATTTTGCATCCTAATTTGGATTTAATAGCGCTGGTGCCGGTTTGTCCGCATACTCTGAGTAATCGCCCGATCGTGATCGGCCCGGATGCCGTTGTTGAAATCCGCATGATCAGTTGCCAGCAAGTCAGGATAAATTGCGACAGTCATTCCGGCTTCGATCTCGAACCCACCGACAAGATCTTGGTGCGGCGTTTTCCTCAATCGGTGCGGCTGCTCCATTCCGTGCATCACAGTTATTACCGCATGTTGCGAGAAAAACTGGGCTGGAGTGAATTGCCTTGA
- the recN gene encoding DNA repair protein RecN, which translates to MLRQISIRNFVIVDQIDLGVLPGFTVLTGETGAGKSMMIDALTLVLGERGDANLIRLGCERAEISADFDISRLAPLVQWLNDNDLQGEPDSCLLRRIIESNGRSRNYINGHAVTLQQMRMVGEYLIAIHSQHAHQQLLQKDAQRELLDAFAGCGELAKAVESAYQHWKNCQQLRINMEERAAELLDKRDQLESQLTELSALNFSLTEWQQLQTDHSRLSHLAALMETAEMAINALSDCESPVLGQLNAVVTQLQNMQEYDQQLQPIADLLESGHIQVRESLYELKHYRQNLELDPQALQQIEQRMSAIYAAARKFRVNPEQLPVLMESLSQQLEALGADADIDRLRAHETAAWSAYRQHAGELTAIRQQAGGALSRRVTGMMQTLAMEGGQFSVALVALEQGSANGLEHIEFQVAAHQGLPLRPLTKVASGGELSRISLAIQVVTSKIGVVPTLVFDEVDVGIGGKVAEIVGQLLKKLGQERQVLCITHLPQVAAAGDQQWQVVKTAGSGEGTPVVSQISTLDPQQRVEEIARMLGGAHITETTRRHAAEMLQSGAKRS; encoded by the coding sequence ATGCTGAGACAGATAAGTATCAGAAACTTTGTCATCGTCGACCAGATCGATCTTGGCGTGTTGCCGGGTTTCACAGTGCTCACCGGTGAAACCGGGGCTGGAAAATCAATGATGATCGATGCACTGACTCTGGTATTGGGCGAGCGTGGCGACGCCAATCTAATCCGGTTAGGCTGTGAACGGGCCGAGATCAGCGCTGATTTCGATATCAGCCGCTTGGCGCCGCTGGTGCAATGGCTGAACGACAATGACCTGCAGGGTGAGCCGGATAGTTGTTTGCTACGCCGCATTATTGAAAGCAATGGCCGGTCGCGCAACTATATCAATGGACATGCGGTGACCTTGCAACAAATGCGCATGGTGGGAGAATACTTGATCGCGATTCATAGCCAGCATGCCCATCAGCAGCTGCTGCAAAAAGATGCGCAACGGGAATTGCTGGATGCGTTTGCAGGTTGCGGCGAGCTTGCGAAGGCGGTTGAATCGGCTTATCAGCATTGGAAAAACTGCCAGCAGCTTAGAATCAACATGGAAGAGCGCGCGGCGGAATTGCTGGATAAGCGTGATCAGCTTGAGTCGCAGTTGACCGAATTATCCGCATTGAATTTTTCGCTGACAGAATGGCAACAACTGCAAACCGATCATAGCCGCTTGTCGCACTTGGCGGCGTTGATGGAAACGGCGGAAATGGCGATCAATGCGTTATCCGACTGTGAATCGCCGGTGCTGGGGCAACTGAATGCCGTTGTTACGCAACTGCAAAACATGCAGGAGTATGATCAGCAATTGCAGCCCATCGCCGATTTGCTCGAATCGGGGCATATTCAGGTACGTGAAAGCTTATACGAGCTGAAGCATTATCGCCAGAATTTGGAATTGGACCCGCAAGCCTTACAGCAAATCGAACAACGGATGTCAGCCATTTATGCGGCTGCCAGGAAATTCCGCGTCAATCCGGAACAACTACCCGTGCTGATGGAATCACTATCGCAGCAATTGGAAGCGCTCGGTGCGGATGCCGATATTGATCGGTTGCGAGCGCATGAAACCGCCGCGTGGTCTGCATATCGTCAGCATGCCGGCGAGTTGACGGCCATCCGCCAGCAAGCCGGGGGGGCGTTATCGCGGCGGGTGACCGGAATGATGCAAACCTTGGCGATGGAAGGCGGTCAATTTTCGGTAGCATTGGTTGCGTTGGAGCAAGGCAGCGCCAATGGCTTGGAACACATTGAATTTCAAGTGGCAGCGCATCAAGGATTGCCGCTACGGCCGTTGACTAAGGTTGCTTCGGGCGGCGAGTTATCAAGAATCAGCCTGGCCATTCAGGTGGTAACCAGTAAAATCGGCGTTGTGCCCACGCTGGTTTTTGATGAGGTCGATGTCGGTATCGGCGGAAAGGTTGCTGAAATCGTCGGTCAGCTATTGAAAAAATTAGGACAAGAACGGCAAGTATTGTGCATCACGCATTTGCCGCAAGTAGCTGCGGCAGGCGATCAGCAATGGCAAGTGGTTAAAACTGCCGGATCCGGCGAAGGTACGCCGGTTGTAAGTCAAATCTCGACCCTGGATCCGCAGCAACGCGTTGAAGAAATCGCGCGGATGCTCGGGGGCGCGCATATTACTGAAACTACGCGGCGGCATGCTGCTGAAATGTTGCAAAGCGGAGCTAAGCGATCATGA